The following proteins are co-located in the Dyadobacter chenwenxiniae genome:
- a CDS encoding RagB/SusD family nutrient uptake outer membrane protein, protein MKLNAYILSALSMLATGCSNFLELAPRDATNVNNFYRNASDMQAAVNAAYGMLASSGEYGYAYYNVSEVRSDNTMNFEVGGNLPDAELDQFKMASTNEIIRLMWIDTYRGILACNAVLDHINGASMDQALRDRFVGEVKFLRALKYFNLVRTFGDIPLVLSETKSVSEGYSQSRVAQAEVYNQIIADLAEAEQKLPVTYTGAEIGKATKGAAKSLLGKVYLTMGDFTKAKDKLKEVIDQGNYKLLDDYAALWPVANANHQESIFEVQFKKGGTGTGSSFYNNFAPRNSGTNVIKVGFAGGRNNPTADLVAAYEPGDARKAASLATGYIDAATGKFVADPYTLKYQDTPFSEGDADNNWTVMRYADVLLMFAEANNEVSNGPTAEAYEAINAVRRRAKLAALPAGMTKAAFSLAIEHERQVELAFEGHRWFDLVRTGREVAIMNKHFKAPVVAEFNAVFPIPQTQIDVNPQGIKQNPGYTF, encoded by the coding sequence ATGAAATTAAATGCATATATCCTTAGTGCGCTAAGCATGCTCGCCACCGGTTGTTCCAATTTCCTGGAACTCGCCCCCAGGGATGCTACCAATGTGAACAATTTTTACAGAAATGCATCCGATATGCAAGCCGCGGTGAATGCCGCTTACGGAATGCTCGCCTCTTCGGGCGAATATGGTTATGCCTATTACAATGTTTCAGAGGTGCGATCCGACAACACGATGAACTTCGAAGTCGGCGGAAACCTGCCGGATGCTGAGCTTGACCAGTTCAAAATGGCTTCTACCAACGAAATTATCCGTCTTATGTGGATCGACACTTATCGCGGGATTCTGGCTTGTAACGCAGTATTGGATCACATCAATGGTGCCAGTATGGACCAGGCGCTTCGCGATCGCTTTGTGGGTGAAGTAAAGTTTCTGCGCGCATTGAAATACTTTAACCTCGTGCGGACATTCGGTGACATTCCGTTGGTTTTGTCGGAGACCAAATCCGTTTCCGAGGGTTACAGCCAGTCGCGGGTTGCGCAGGCGGAAGTTTACAACCAGATCATCGCCGATCTGGCCGAAGCTGAACAAAAACTTCCGGTCACCTACACAGGAGCTGAGATTGGGAAAGCTACGAAAGGAGCGGCAAAATCACTTCTAGGCAAAGTTTACCTGACAATGGGTGATTTTACCAAAGCCAAAGACAAGCTGAAAGAAGTCATTGATCAGGGAAATTACAAGTTGCTCGATGACTATGCTGCGCTGTGGCCTGTTGCGAATGCAAATCACCAAGAATCGATTTTTGAGGTGCAGTTCAAAAAAGGCGGGACTGGGACGGGAAGTAGTTTTTACAACAATTTTGCGCCACGTAACTCGGGAACAAATGTCATAAAGGTCGGCTTTGCGGGAGGCAGAAATAATCCTACGGCTGATTTGGTGGCCGCATATGAGCCAGGAGATGCTCGTAAAGCCGCATCGCTGGCAACCGGCTATATTGACGCTGCGACGGGCAAATTTGTAGCTGACCCGTACACATTAAAGTATCAGGACACGCCATTTTCCGAAGGCGACGCGGATAACAACTGGACGGTAATGCGCTATGCGGACGTGTTGCTCATGTTTGCGGAAGCGAACAACGAGGTGAGCAATGGCCCGACCGCGGAGGCTTACGAAGCAATCAATGCAGTGAGAAGACGGGCAAAGCTGGCTGCACTTCCGGCGGGAATGACGAAAGCGGCATTTTCGCTGGCAATTGAGCACGAACGGCAGGTGGAACTGGCTTTTGAAGGCCACCGCTGGTTTGATCTCGTAAGGACGGGCAGGGAAGTCGCTATCATGAACAAGCATTTCAAAGCCCCTGTTGTGGCAGAATTCAATGCCGTTTTCCCAATCCCACAGACGCAGATCGATGTAAACCCGCAGGGGATCAAGCAAAATCCCGGTTATACATTTTAA
- a CDS encoding M14-type cytosolic carboxypeptidase has translation MFGKNAFKSLAAFTFCLLIISVSNAQTHSDAVKAPEVFIHTGFENASPLNWEADSAGRIIISLVYDHERFSQNRANNHWHFKVEAPVGKEVTLILQNFDNIWNNIHASPISKQSPVVVSTDGKIWESRPTEYIEGNRMLIKLKMTAPSAYIASIEPYRISDLDKLLARIRNHKLVTITPIGKTTEGRSLEIIKIGNEKAPKRIFLRGRAHAFEAGGNWTLEGLINRLLKDDAEMKLYLKRYCVYILPMTNKDGVARGKTRFNANGYDLNRKWDKPADSLIAPENYYLEKWLTKMGASGKKPDLGIDVHNDAGGNLHISRPDGDITAYRANMAKLDSLLRKYTWYTEGSTKPGFRNPGTLGEGFMERFGIEALVYELNYEWVEGLKKAPLAADWLSLGGKLPEVFYHYFEK, from the coding sequence ATGTTTGGTAAAAATGCTTTCAAGTCGCTGGCGGCCTTCACGTTTTGTTTGTTAATAATAAGTGTTTCCAATGCGCAGACTCATTCGGACGCAGTAAAAGCGCCGGAAGTCTTCATCCATACTGGTTTCGAAAACGCTTCGCCGCTCAATTGGGAAGCCGATTCCGCTGGCAGGATCATCATCAGCCTGGTTTACGATCATGAGCGGTTTTCACAAAACCGGGCCAACAACCACTGGCACTTTAAAGTGGAAGCACCGGTTGGAAAAGAGGTGACGTTGATCCTGCAAAATTTTGATAACATCTGGAACAACATCCACGCCAGCCCGATTTCCAAACAATCGCCGGTTGTAGTTTCAACCGACGGCAAAATCTGGGAAAGCCGTCCCACCGAGTACATTGAAGGAAACCGGATGCTGATCAAGCTCAAAATGACCGCGCCGAGCGCCTACATTGCCAGCATTGAGCCTTATCGGATCAGCGATCTGGACAAGCTTTTGGCAAGAATCAGAAACCATAAACTGGTGACGATTACGCCCATTGGCAAAACAACCGAAGGCCGTTCCCTGGAAATTATCAAGATCGGCAACGAGAAAGCGCCCAAGCGTATTTTTCTCCGGGGCCGCGCGCATGCATTCGAAGCAGGTGGTAACTGGACATTGGAAGGGCTAATAAACCGGCTATTGAAAGACGATGCTGAAATGAAGCTGTATCTCAAAAGATATTGCGTTTACATTCTGCCGATGACCAATAAAGATGGTGTTGCCCGTGGAAAAACGCGTTTCAATGCCAATGGTTATGACCTGAACCGAAAATGGGACAAACCGGCAGATTCCCTCATTGCGCCGGAAAATTATTATCTGGAAAAATGGCTTACCAAAATGGGAGCCTCTGGTAAAAAGCCGGACCTGGGCATTGATGTCCATAATGATGCAGGCGGAAATCTGCACATTAGCCGCCCCGACGGTGATATTACGGCTTACCGTGCGAATATGGCAAAACTGGATAGCCTTTTAAGAAAATACACCTGGTATACAGAAGGTTCTACCAAGCCGGGCTTCCGCAATCCAGGGACATTAGGGGAAGGCTTCATGGAAAGATTTGGCATTGAAGCGCTTGTTTATGAACTGAATTACGAGTGGGTGGAAGGTTTGAAAAAAGCTCCGTTAGCAGCAGATTGGCTTTCACTAGGCGGTAAACTGCCGGAAGTTTTTTACCATTATTTTGAAAAGTAG
- a CDS encoding PQQ-dependent sugar dehydrogenase: MRKPFYVTAILSGMAALLIASFGYRPQQLQDFNTEKLELDSTILDVTTIAENLNVPWEMTWGPDNTIWFTDHDGKVSKIDPKTGQITELLQIKDYYRKRLGLMSMVLHPDWKTNPQVFINYTHIRPDSVIISKLVRYTYNGQALIDPVLLKQIPGYLGHNGSRLVISRDRKLLWATGDLKQKETIHNPAFANGKVLRLNLDGTIPNDNPHPGSPAWAMGFRVPQGLAYTKKGNLFIAEHGDATDDEVNRVVKGGNYGWPYIAGFSDMPQEKNYSENHKSIFPAKAWTPTIAPAGMEYYDGNIPEWKNALLLSTLKDQSLRVLKLDKKQEKVIGEDILFRQKFGRLRDVCVSPSGDVYISTSNRDWNPPANFPVKTDDRIIRISKSGIIPKDKRTAKTKQKADKQSAAALFASFCESCHKADGQGVQGSFPSLVTSSKLAGANNVLIPFLLKGSQSASGEGMPGFGFLPDEQLSEIVSYARLKFSTNINAISASEISMLRVKN, from the coding sequence ATGAGAAAACCATTCTATGTTACGGCCATACTTTCGGGCATGGCTGCATTGCTGATTGCCTCGTTCGGTTACCGGCCTCAGCAGTTACAGGATTTCAATACGGAAAAGTTGGAGCTGGATTCAACGATCCTGGACGTTACGACCATTGCGGAAAATTTGAATGTGCCCTGGGAAATGACCTGGGGGCCCGACAATACGATCTGGTTTACGGACCATGACGGCAAGGTAAGCAAGATCGACCCTAAAACCGGCCAGATCACGGAACTCTTGCAGATCAAAGATTATTATAGAAAACGGCTTGGATTAATGAGTATGGTTTTACACCCTGATTGGAAAACAAATCCGCAGGTTTTTATTAACTACACCCATATCCGGCCCGACTCTGTTATCATTTCGAAACTGGTTAGATACACCTATAATGGTCAGGCGCTGATCGATCCGGTTTTGTTGAAGCAAATCCCGGGTTACCTGGGCCACAATGGTTCCCGATTAGTGATCTCGAGAGACCGCAAATTACTTTGGGCGACAGGCGATTTGAAGCAAAAAGAAACAATCCATAATCCAGCATTTGCCAATGGAAAAGTACTCCGGCTGAATCTGGACGGCACTATTCCCAATGATAACCCTCATCCCGGAAGCCCGGCTTGGGCCATGGGTTTCCGGGTTCCACAGGGATTGGCCTACACCAAAAAAGGAAACCTGTTTATCGCCGAACATGGCGATGCGACGGATGACGAGGTGAACCGCGTTGTGAAAGGCGGCAATTATGGCTGGCCTTACATTGCCGGGTTCAGTGATATGCCGCAGGAAAAGAACTATTCCGAAAACCACAAATCCATATTCCCGGCGAAAGCCTGGACTCCCACCATCGCACCTGCCGGAATGGAATATTATGACGGCAACATTCCCGAATGGAAAAATGCATTGTTGCTGAGTACATTGAAGGACCAAAGTCTGCGCGTTCTAAAATTGGATAAAAAACAAGAAAAGGTAATAGGAGAAGACATTCTATTCCGTCAGAAATTCGGCAGGTTACGCGATGTTTGCGTTTCTCCCTCAGGTGACGTCTACATTTCCACCAGCAACCGCGACTGGAATCCGCCTGCAAATTTTCCGGTCAAAACCGACGACCGGATTATTCGCATCAGCAAAAGTGGTATTATCCCAAAAGACAAGCGCACGGCGAAAACAAAGCAAAAAGCTGACAAACAATCGGCGGCAGCCTTGTTTGCCAGCTTCTGCGAATCCTGCCATAAAGCCGATGGTCAGGGCGTTCAAGGTTCGTTTCCATCCCTGGTAACCTCATCGAAGCTGGCCGGTGCAAACAATGTGCTTATCCCGTTTCTGCTCAAAGGTTCGCAGTCTGCATCAGGCGAAGGCATGCCCGGATTTGGCTTCCTGCCTGATGAGCAACTTTCTGAGATCGTTTCCTATGCGCGATTAAAGTTTTCCACCAATATAAATGCGATTTCAGCCAGCGAGATAAGTATGTTACGTGTTAAAAATTAG
- a CDS encoding glycoside hydrolase family 2 protein: MRNHTNYGSSKSREAPLEKESFQDDLPRAVIRPNEYLLLDGEWKFAVDPNDRGVAENWFVQHTFTQTAHWPGSVEQHLAGFQQEGSSWKDKIVVWYEREFRRPEYASSDEESATIPQLTFGACGYETQVWLNGSPLATIEGEQIHVGEYTSFSYELEMLRPVNRLTVRVASSMDADIPRGKQESHVYKRGGIWYQTFTGAVRSIWLENVERNRLRSRVGVVSIIEDNLVRFTLTTRIHDPGLYKIKLSVFLPDSAKGENPVAEDEFPLMLEAGQKSQRLVLDVADALLWSPENPNQYRLVAQLVNEQGAISEIETKFGLRKFEARGSHLYLNNQQIYLDGILYQPGNATYDQIKRHLLAMKELGCNLVRIHIAGVDPRIYKLADKIGMLLWVEVPSPHQSTLKSRENHQAELMRMLALIGTHPSVVIWSLYNEDWGAQDIAYNQDTRKYIIDMYHYMQLAFPQFLVVDNDGWQHISLEGRLKSDLLTAHLYTPDLAHWQWMLDELTKGNLDTVAAFPLVVGDPFFYRKQVPLVVSEWGGFGFENYGGPADDADRATQITLFKKELGKRSVAGDVYTQATNIENERNGLIDFETGALKVPAGLLASK, from the coding sequence ATGCGAAATCATACCAACTACGGTTCTTCCAAAAGCCGGGAGGCACCGCTGGAAAAGGAGAGTTTTCAGGACGACTTGCCCAGGGCTGTAATCCGGCCCAATGAATATTTACTGCTCGATGGCGAATGGAAATTTGCAGTGGACCCCAATGACCGGGGCGTCGCTGAAAATTGGTTTGTTCAGCATACGTTTACGCAAACCGCCCATTGGCCAGGAAGCGTGGAACAACATCTGGCAGGGTTTCAGCAAGAAGGTTCTTCCTGGAAGGATAAGATCGTAGTTTGGTATGAAAGAGAATTTAGGAGACCCGAATATGCGTCTTCGGACGAAGAAAGCGCCACGATCCCGCAGCTTACTTTTGGGGCTTGCGGTTACGAAACACAGGTTTGGCTGAATGGAAGCCCATTGGCAACCATAGAGGGTGAACAAATCCACGTGGGAGAGTACACGTCGTTTTCTTATGAATTGGAAATGCTCCGGCCAGTCAACCGCCTCACCGTTCGCGTCGCAAGCAGTATGGATGCTGATATTCCTCGCGGAAAGCAGGAATCGCACGTTTACAAGCGGGGCGGCATTTGGTACCAGACTTTTACGGGCGCAGTACGCAGTATTTGGTTGGAAAATGTGGAGCGGAACCGGTTGCGCTCGCGGGTGGGGGTGGTGAGTATCATTGAAGATAACCTCGTCCGGTTTACGCTCACGACCCGTATTCACGACCCGGGGTTATATAAAATAAAGCTTTCCGTTTTCCTGCCAGATTCGGCGAAGGGAGAAAACCCGGTAGCCGAAGATGAATTTCCGTTGATGCTGGAAGCCGGACAAAAATCGCAGCGGCTCGTGCTGGATGTTGCGGATGCATTGCTATGGTCACCTGAAAACCCGAACCAATATCGGTTGGTGGCCCAGCTTGTGAATGAGCAAGGCGCTATTTCCGAGATCGAGACGAAGTTTGGACTCAGAAAGTTTGAGGCAAGGGGCAGTCATTTGTACCTGAATAATCAGCAGATTTACCTGGACGGCATTCTTTATCAGCCTGGTAATGCCACATATGATCAGATTAAGAGGCATTTGCTGGCTATGAAAGAGCTGGGCTGTAATCTGGTCCGGATACACATTGCCGGGGTTGACCCGCGCATTTACAAGCTTGCCGATAAAATAGGGATGCTGCTTTGGGTGGAAGTCCCCAGCCCCCACCAAAGCACGCTCAAAAGCCGGGAAAATCATCAGGCAGAGCTTATGCGGATGCTCGCATTGATTGGGACGCATCCGTCCGTAGTAATATGGAGCTTGTACAACGAAGACTGGGGCGCACAAGACATTGCTTACAACCAGGATACACGCAAGTACATTATTGACATGTATCATTATATGCAGCTTGCATTTCCCCAGTTTCTGGTTGTCGACAACGATGGCTGGCAGCACATTTCGTTGGAGGGAAGACTTAAATCTGATTTGCTGACCGCCCATTTATATACACCGGATCTTGCACACTGGCAATGGATGCTCGATGAGCTGACCAAGGGAAACCTGGACACTGTTGCGGCTTTCCCTCTTGTAGTAGGCGATCCTTTTTTCTACCGCAAACAAGTGCCGCTGGTCGTGAGTGAGTGGGGAGGCTTCGGTTTTGAAAATTACGGCGGGCCAGCCGATGACGCCGATCGTGCGACCCAGATTACCCTTTTCAAGAAGGAATTGGGAAAACGGTCCGTTGCCGGAGACGTTTATACCCAGGCAACGAACATTGAAAATGAGCGTAATGGTCTGATTGATTTTGAAACCGGCGCGCTCAAAGTTCCTGCGGGACTTCTGGCCTCCAAGTGA
- a CDS encoding zinc-dependent alcohol dehydrogenase, with translation MLAMNYRGPYRVRADQKPMPEIQHPGDAIVRVTRSCICGSDLHLYHGLVPDTRVGTTFGHEFIGVVEEIGSDVENLKVGDNVLVPFNIACGKCIFCQQGLYGNCHESNPQATAVGGIFGYSHTAGGFDGGQAEYVRVPYADVGPMVIPDDMDHDDAVLLTDVVPTGYQAAEMGAIKPGDTVVVFGAGPVGLMAAKSAWLFGAGRVIVIDHIEYRLEFAKRFAQCEAYNFRSLEDVVLFIKKTTDYIGADVCIDAVGCEAAGNAMQTITGRKLMLQAGSATALHWAINSVKKGGVVSIVGVYGPTDNLVPIGNVVNKGITIRANQASVKRLLPRLIEHVRAGRLNPKEMITHRVPLEEVSDAYHIFSAKLDNCIKTILIPSSANK, from the coding sequence ATGCTCGCAATGAATTATCGCGGCCCTTATCGGGTCCGGGCAGACCAAAAACCAATGCCCGAAATACAGCATCCCGGGGATGCGATTGTAAGAGTGACACGTTCCTGCATTTGCGGATCTGACTTGCATTTATATCATGGACTGGTACCCGACACGCGCGTGGGTACGACCTTCGGCCATGAATTTATTGGTGTTGTAGAAGAAATCGGCTCCGACGTTGAAAATCTGAAAGTCGGAGACAATGTGTTGGTGCCGTTCAACATAGCTTGTGGCAAGTGCATATTTTGCCAGCAAGGCCTTTACGGGAATTGTCACGAATCAAATCCACAAGCCACTGCGGTGGGAGGGATTTTTGGCTATTCCCACACAGCGGGAGGATTTGACGGGGGGCAGGCGGAGTATGTCAGAGTGCCTTACGCCGATGTGGGCCCGATGGTAATCCCTGATGACATGGATCATGATGATGCTGTGCTGCTAACAGATGTTGTGCCCACGGGATATCAGGCTGCTGAAATGGGTGCCATAAAGCCAGGTGATACGGTTGTGGTTTTTGGAGCCGGGCCTGTTGGACTCATGGCGGCTAAAAGCGCCTGGTTATTCGGGGCAGGGCGTGTAATCGTGATTGACCACATCGAATATCGACTTGAATTTGCGAAACGGTTTGCACAATGCGAGGCATACAATTTTCGCTCATTGGAAGATGTGGTTTTATTTATCAAAAAAACAACAGATTACATTGGAGCAGACGTGTGTATTGATGCAGTCGGCTGTGAAGCTGCGGGAAATGCCATGCAGACTATCACCGGTCGCAAGCTTATGTTACAGGCTGGCTCAGCGACTGCTTTGCATTGGGCCATCAATTCGGTTAAAAAAGGAGGTGTTGTGTCCATTGTAGGTGTTTACGGGCCGACTGATAACCTGGTTCCGATTGGTAATGTTGTCAACAAGGGGATTACAATCCGGGCTAATCAGGCTTCGGTCAAAAGGCTTCTTCCCAGACTGATCGAACATGTGCGTGCCGGGCGACTGAATCCTAAGGAAATGATTACCCACCGGGTGCCCTTGGAGGAAGTGTCGGATGCGTATCACATCTTTTCAGCAAAGCTGGACAATTGCATCAAAACCATTTTGATTCCGTCATCAGCCAACAAATAA
- a CDS encoding pyridoxamine 5'-phosphate oxidase family protein, producing MNYSELAFTDGIKAIQQRMGSRSTYEVVERRSFREGLTAVEANFVGQMDSFYIASYGENDFPYIQHRGGPKGFIKVIDSNTIGIVDFSGNRQYISVGNIAKNPKVSLILVSYPMQSRLKIYAEAEIIEIKDNPDLYDLLKPEDYKFRPERMLIFHIKAYDWNCPQHITPRYTEQEIQTMLVTQDDYIRKLEEEVEALKSKLAG from the coding sequence ATGAACTACTCCGAACTTGCATTTACCGACGGCATTAAAGCGATCCAGCAAAGAATGGGGAGCCGTAGCACTTATGAAGTGGTAGAAAGGAGGAGTTTCAGGGAAGGTTTGACGGCCGTTGAAGCCAATTTCGTTGGTCAGATGGATAGTTTCTATATCGCGTCGTACGGGGAGAACGACTTCCCGTACATCCAGCATCGTGGCGGGCCGAAAGGGTTTATCAAAGTCATCGACAGCAACACAATCGGAATCGTTGATTTCAGTGGCAACCGGCAGTATATATCGGTGGGGAACATAGCCAAAAACCCGAAGGTCTCACTGATCCTGGTTTCTTATCCCATGCAGTCCCGATTGAAAATTTATGCGGAGGCAGAAATCATAGAGATTAAGGATAATCCCGATCTTTATGATCTGCTCAAACCCGAAGACTACAAATTCCGGCCAGAGAGAATGCTGATTTTTCATATCAAAGCTTATGACTGGAATTGTCCCCAGCACATTACCCCGAGATATACGGAGCAGGAAATACAGACAATGCTCGTAACACAGGATGATTACATCCGCAAATTGGAAGAGGAAGTAGAAGCGCTCAAAAGCAAGCTTGCCGGTTAA
- a CDS encoding type I glyceraldehyde-3-phosphate dehydrogenase, with the protein MKKIAINGFGRIGRAALKVIFENNDLELVGVNDLMSIENAAYLLKYDSNYGKYEKEVKVEGDSIVIGGKPVKYHSIREIENLPWRSLGVDVVIESTGFFTNNADAEKHIASGAKFVVISGPTKDTPTVVHGVNTDEGKVSIFSCASCTTNSISPVIEILGRRLGIKKAILNTTHAYTASQTLVDAPSKREPRMGRAAGINLAPAATGAAIATTKALPQYAGKFDGIAVRVPVPVGSISDITFIAERPTTVEEINQILTEEAATERYEKVVAFTDEPLVSSDIAKSPFAAIVDLEMTRVVDGDLVKVMAWYDNEWGFTNQMIRQIQSL; encoded by the coding sequence ATGAAAAAAATAGCGATTAATGGCTTTGGCCGCATCGGGCGTGCCGCATTGAAAGTCATCTTTGAAAATAACGACCTTGAACTGGTGGGTGTCAATGATCTGATGAGCATTGAAAACGCTGCCTATCTCCTCAAATACGACAGTAATTACGGAAAATACGAGAAAGAGGTAAAAGTGGAAGGCGACTCTATCGTAATCGGTGGAAAACCGGTTAAATACCACAGCATTAGGGAAATCGAAAACTTGCCGTGGAGATCGCTGGGCGTAGATGTGGTAATTGAAAGCACAGGATTTTTTACCAACAATGCTGACGCAGAAAAACACATTGCCTCCGGGGCGAAGTTTGTGGTCATTTCCGGTCCAACCAAAGACACGCCTACGGTTGTGCACGGCGTTAATACAGACGAGGGAAAAGTCTCTATTTTCTCTTGTGCGAGCTGTACAACCAATAGTATCAGCCCTGTAATTGAGATTCTTGGCCGCAGGCTAGGCATTAAAAAAGCAATTCTGAACACAACCCACGCTTACACTGCTTCGCAAACCCTGGTGGATGCGCCATCTAAAAGAGAGCCGCGTATGGGCCGTGCGGCGGGCATTAACCTCGCTCCGGCTGCCACGGGAGCCGCTATTGCCACCACCAAGGCCTTGCCGCAATATGCAGGCAAGTTCGACGGCATCGCTGTTCGGGTACCGGTTCCGGTAGGTTCCATTTCCGACATTACATTCATCGCTGAACGTCCCACAACAGTTGAAGAGATCAATCAGATACTGACCGAAGAAGCTGCAACGGAGCGATATGAGAAAGTTGTTGCTTTTACGGATGAGCCGCTCGTTTCGAGCGACATTGCCAAGAGCCCTTTCGCCGCAATCGTGGACCTGGAAATGACACGCGTTGTGGATGGCGACCTCGTTAAAGTAATGGCCTGGTACGACAATGAATGGGGTTTTACCAATCAGATGATCAGACAGATCCAGTCACTGTAA
- a CDS encoding helix-turn-helix domain-containing protein: MKMVFENSNETLSLYELDSGNSHLVLNVRETDMTFIWNVADRMDLTIDKVPFRLSKNQIIFLTEFHRIDSIDIESARMVRFNQPFYCVVNHDNEVGSKGLLFFGATGVPVITVDASSVRDFELSWEIFRSEMQKMDILQQDMLQALLKRMLILSVRILRQSNNLSQLDKSQGEIVREFNYLVDKHFAMHHDVAFYASQLNKSPKTLSNLFSLVSSRTPLNIIHDRIMIHARRQINYSNLSIKEIAYELGYEDVQTFSRFFKSKEGVSPGHYREKLGQPMLQ, encoded by the coding sequence ATGAAAATGGTTTTTGAAAATTCGAATGAAACCCTCAGTCTTTACGAGCTCGACTCCGGCAATAGCCATTTAGTTCTCAATGTGCGCGAAACGGACATGACTTTCATCTGGAACGTCGCAGATCGCATGGATCTTACCATTGATAAAGTCCCGTTTCGGCTCAGCAAGAACCAGATTATTTTCCTTACTGAATTTCACAGGATCGACAGCATTGATATTGAATCTGCAAGAATGGTCAGGTTCAATCAACCGTTTTATTGTGTTGTAAACCACGACAATGAAGTAGGAAGCAAGGGGCTCCTGTTCTTTGGTGCGACGGGCGTTCCTGTTATCACGGTTGATGCGTCCAGTGTGCGGGATTTTGAATTATCATGGGAGATTTTCCGGTCTGAAATGCAGAAGATGGATATTTTGCAACAAGATATGCTGCAAGCACTCTTGAAGCGGATGCTGATTCTTTCGGTAAGAATATTAAGGCAATCTAATAACCTGAGTCAACTGGATAAAAGCCAGGGTGAAATTGTTCGGGAATTCAACTATTTGGTAGACAAGCATTTTGCTATGCACCACGATGTGGCTTTTTATGCATCTCAACTCAACAAATCACCCAAAACGCTCTCAAATCTCTTTTCGCTGGTTTCGTCGCGCACGCCATTGAACATTATCCACGACCGGATCATGATCCACGCCAGACGGCAGATTAATTACAGCAATCTGTCGATCAAGGAGATTGCTTACGAGCTGGGCTATGAAGATGTCCAGACATTCAGCCGGTTCTTTAAAAGCAAGGAAGGTGTGTCGCCGGGTCATTACAGGGAGAAATTGGGACAACCCATGCTGCAATAG
- a CDS encoding ferritin-like domain-containing protein, giving the protein MATTSSATSVINDLIEINNDRVAGFEKAIADINDENIDLKAIFQGYAEQSRKNGQELAAIVGSVDEVETGNSVTGTLHRVWIDVKSLFGGSDRASILSEAERGEDAIKKAYQDALSSNDLPYDAVEVVRSQAQEIYSAHDNIKLLRDAAKA; this is encoded by the coding sequence ATGGCCACTACATCAAGTGCAACAAGTGTAATTAACGATTTGATCGAAATTAATAATGACCGCGTAGCAGGATTTGAAAAAGCAATCGCCGATATCAACGACGAGAATATTGATTTGAAAGCGATTTTTCAAGGATATGCAGAACAAAGCCGTAAAAACGGACAAGAACTGGCTGCAATCGTGGGATCAGTAGATGAAGTAGAAACTGGTAACAGTGTAACTGGAACATTGCACCGGGTATGGATCGATGTAAAATCACTCTTCGGCGGAAGCGACCGTGCGAGCATTCTTTCGGAAGCTGAACGCGGTGAAGATGCAATCAAAAAAGCTTATCAAGATGCATTGAGCAGCAACGATTTGCCATACGATGCAGTAGAAGTGGTGAGAAGTCAGGCACAGGAAATTTATTCCGCGCATGATAATATTAAGCTTCTTCGTGATGCTGCGAAAGCATAA